One segment of Roseofilum reptotaenium CS-1145 DNA contains the following:
- a CDS encoding ion transporter gives MTSQLISPRQTLNQWLGIETLLGKIFNLTIITLVLISAAIFVIQTYNLPPDLDRVLDLANTWILLLFILEYLLRFWCAEQKLEYFLSIYSLIDLLIFIPFIFGVFDIEIGFSKTLIWFRILHLLRYLGAKTFLGIINSENNLIVTRICFTLFSIIFVYSGLIYQIEHVINPQSFRHFFDALYFCIVTMTTVGFGDITPLSEAGRWITLAMILTGISLIPWQVGDLVKHFVKESQKVRVECQDCGLLFHDPDARFCKHCGSSLVEEREYSNTIRQE, from the coding sequence TTGACTTCTCAGCTCATTTCCCCACGTCAAACCCTCAATCAATGGTTGGGCATTGAAACTCTACTCGGGAAAATTTTCAATCTCACCATTATTACACTCGTCCTGATCTCTGCTGCCATTTTCGTTATCCAAACCTACAATCTTCCCCCCGATCTCGATCGAGTTTTAGATCTAGCTAATACCTGGATTCTCCTTCTCTTTATTTTAGAATATCTGTTGCGTTTCTGGTGTGCCGAACAGAAACTAGAGTACTTCTTAAGTATTTATTCCCTGATTGACCTATTGATCTTTATCCCCTTTATCTTCGGGGTATTCGACATCGAAATCGGATTCTCCAAAACCCTGATTTGGTTTCGGATCTTGCATCTCCTCCGCTATCTGGGAGCCAAAACATTTCTCGGCATCATTAACTCAGAAAATAACCTGATTGTTACCCGCATCTGCTTTACCCTCTTTTCCATTATTTTCGTCTATTCTGGGTTGATTTATCAGATTGAACATGTCATCAATCCCCAATCCTTTCGCCATTTTTTCGATGCTCTTTACTTCTGCATTGTCACCATGACAACTGTCGGATTTGGGGATATTACTCCCCTTTCTGAAGCCGGACGTTGGATCACCTTAGCGATGATTTTAACCGGAATTTCCTTAATTCCTTGGCAAGTCGGAGATTTAGTCAAACATTTTGTTAAAGAGTCCCAAAAAGTGCGAGTGGAATGTCAAGACTGTGGTTTATTATTTCACGATCCAGACGCTAGGTTCTGTAAACATTGTGGCTCTAGTTTAGTTGAGGAGAGGGAATACTCGAACACTATTCGTCAAGAGTAA
- a CDS encoding YkgJ family cysteine cluster protein has translation MATWRCIKQCGACCHLDPDERPDLDQYLSPSELELYYSLVAPDGWCIHFDHLTKECTIYPDRPQFCRVQPDVYERMFGIDSQELNDFAIDCCEQQIEGVYGDRSLELIRFRREVGLETQED, from the coding sequence ATGGCAACTTGGCGTTGTATTAAACAGTGTGGTGCGTGCTGCCATCTCGATCCAGATGAGCGCCCGGATCTAGACCAATACCTATCCCCTAGTGAGTTAGAACTCTACTATAGTTTGGTAGCCCCTGATGGCTGGTGCATCCACTTCGATCATTTAACCAAAGAATGTACCATTTATCCAGACCGTCCCCAATTCTGTCGGGTACAACCAGATGTCTATGAAAGGATGTTTGGTATTGACTCGCAGGAATTGAATGATTTTGCGATCGATTGCTGTGAGCAGCAAATTGAGGGGGTTTATGGCGATCGCTCCTTGGAGTTGATCCGATTTCGCCGCGAAGTCGGTTTAGAGACACAAGAGGATTAG
- a CDS encoding pentapeptide repeat-containing protein, with amino-acid sequence MKASELLERYRAGERNFCQVNLANADLRQANLCEINFTQANLIKVNLTGATLGGATFSQAFMNQAMLTGANLIGAHFEETSLHEAFLSDTNLQGANLQGANLSDCNLNEAILNHANLQKACLSRAKLINASMHHTVLEYANLTHAILNGAILKQAKLAHSILAQSMLETADLERADLSQAILMGASLRRAILREASLRSSNLMGVSFRSADLHQATLYRAQLYWTNFTEANLSEAVLMDTDFTLSNLSQANLEGASVTGAVFPKGFDVNLVRQYRELG; translated from the coding sequence ATGAAGGCTTCAGAATTATTAGAACGCTATCGTGCAGGAGAACGGAATTTTTGCCAAGTCAATTTGGCGAATGCAGACTTGCGCCAAGCAAACCTCTGCGAAATCAACTTCACGCAAGCCAATTTGATCAAAGTCAATTTGACGGGAGCCACCCTAGGGGGAGCCACCTTTAGTCAAGCATTTATGAATCAAGCCATGCTGACAGGAGCCAACCTTATTGGGGCACACTTTGAAGAAACTTCTTTGCACGAAGCCTTCCTGAGCGATACGAATCTCCAAGGCGCAAATTTACAAGGGGCGAATTTGAGTGACTGCAATCTCAATGAAGCGATCTTAAACCATGCCAATTTACAGAAGGCTTGTTTGAGTCGGGCAAAACTGATCAATGCCTCCATGCACCATACGGTTCTGGAATATGCTAATTTGACCCACGCTATCCTGAATGGGGCGATTCTTAAACAGGCTAAATTAGCCCATAGCATCTTAGCGCAATCCATGTTAGAAACAGCAGATTTAGAACGGGCCGATCTCAGTCAAGCCATTCTCATGGGTGCGTCTCTGCGCCGGGCGATTTTGCGAGAGGCGAGTTTGCGATCGAGCAATTTAATGGGGGTTTCCTTCCGTTCGGCAGATTTGCACCAAGCCACCCTCTATCGCGCCCAACTGTACTGGACGAATTTCACCGAAGCTAATTTAAGCGAAGCGGTGTTAATGGATACGGATTTCACCCTATCCAATCTATCGCAGGCGAATTTAGAGGGGGCTTCAGTCACCGGTGCTGTGTTTCCCAAGGGATTTGACGTGAACCTAGTTAGGCAATACCGAGAACTTGGGTGA
- a CDS encoding Tab2/Atab2 family RNA-binding protein codes for MKTIWELDFYSRPILDENNKKVWEILICETPLSIATDPESLFRYSRFCPSSNVNSGELKTALLEAMEQAPSRPSKIRFFRRQMNNMIVKACKDLAIPSAPSRRTLTLYQWIQQRETEVYPQEAGYDAKAASSPSVKYESAIAQSLPDAILGQKWALVSLEAQAFAEMPEWEIAFGESFPLSPFELSDTTPIPGIILFSSRAIPMAGWMSGLELAFLKVMENREDRSKKPRLLLETGVNESWILANLNTPQLLKEGENLEQAKKQSKGIHFIAIQSNPESESFAGFWLLQER; via the coding sequence ATGAAAACAATTTGGGAACTCGATTTTTACTCCCGCCCTATTCTAGATGAAAATAATAAGAAAGTTTGGGAAATTCTGATTTGTGAAACTCCATTATCGATCGCGACTGACCCCGAAAGCTTATTTCGGTATTCTCGGTTTTGTCCGAGTAGTAACGTTAACTCAGGAGAATTAAAGACTGCTCTGTTAGAGGCCATGGAGCAAGCTCCCAGTCGGCCGAGTAAGATCCGCTTCTTTCGCCGACAAATGAATAACATGATTGTCAAAGCTTGTAAGGATTTGGCGATTCCTTCAGCGCCCAGTCGTCGCACGTTAACTTTGTATCAGTGGATACAACAGAGAGAAACAGAAGTCTATCCCCAAGAAGCGGGTTATGATGCCAAGGCAGCCTCTTCGCCTTCTGTAAAATATGAATCGGCGATCGCCCAATCACTCCCAGATGCCATCCTAGGTCAAAAATGGGCATTGGTTAGCCTAGAAGCACAAGCGTTTGCCGAGATGCCCGAATGGGAAATTGCTTTTGGAGAGTCTTTTCCCTTAAGTCCATTTGAATTATCAGATACAACTCCCATTCCTGGTATTATCCTCTTTTCCTCCCGCGCCATTCCCATGGCTGGATGGATGTCTGGTCTAGAATTAGCCTTTCTCAAAGTGATGGAAAATCGAGAAGATAGGAGCAAGAAACCTAGGTTATTACTGGAAACTGGAGTGAACGAAAGTTGGATTTTGGCTAACTTGAATACGCCCCAATTATTAAAAGAAGGAGAAAACTTAGAACAAGCTAAAAAGCAGTCCAAAGGAATTCATTTTATCGCTATTCAGTCCAATCCTGAATCAGAATCATTTGCGGGATTTTGGTTACTGCAAGAACGATGA
- a CDS encoding endonuclease/exonuclease/phosphatase family protein: MKLKLITANLRYDKPDPGNSNWQVRREAVAGWISQEQPDILGTQECLAHQMLDLHRRLPEYQSIGCDRQGNGGGEYCGIFYHPQRLTCLESGEFWLSETPDIPGSISPEWGNHQSRFVTWGKFISAENQQIIVLNTHLDYNSALARDLGAKLILNQLNQWPDQQSYRVLMGDFNASPQSQLRQMLAQGSSFDRPWLDALAEVPLEEQNTYHEFTGKAWDAVDTIYYDARCSLLSARVERSPWEGVLISDHFPVVAQVLLR; the protein is encoded by the coding sequence ATGAAACTTAAACTGATTACCGCTAATCTTCGCTACGATAAACCTGACCCAGGGAATTCTAATTGGCAGGTGAGACGAGAGGCTGTTGCTGGGTGGATTTCCCAAGAGCAACCCGATATTCTGGGAACTCAAGAATGTTTAGCACATCAAATGCTCGATCTACATCGTCGCTTACCCGAATATCAGAGTATCGGGTGCGATCGCCAGGGGAATGGTGGTGGAGAATATTGTGGGATTTTCTATCATCCCCAGCGCCTAACTTGTTTGGAATCCGGTGAGTTTTGGTTAAGCGAAACGCCAGATATTCCCGGTAGCATCAGCCCAGAATGGGGTAATCATCAATCACGATTTGTTACTTGGGGTAAGTTTATTAGTGCTGAAAATCAACAGATTATTGTTTTGAATACGCACCTAGATTATAACAGTGCTCTAGCCAGAGATTTGGGTGCAAAATTAATTTTAAATCAACTGAATCAATGGCCAGATCAACAATCCTATCGGGTTCTCATGGGAGATTTTAATGCCTCTCCCCAAAGTCAACTCAGACAAATGTTAGCCCAAGGTTCGAGTTTCGATCGCCCTTGGTTAGATGCCTTAGCAGAGGTTCCCCTAGAAGAACAAAATACTTATCATGAATTCACCGGTAAAGCTTGGGATGCGGTCGATACTATTTACTATGATGCTCGTTGCTCCCTCTTATCTGCCAGAGTCGAGAGATCGCCATGGGAAGGGGTGTTAATCTCCGATCACTTTCCCGTAGTCGCACAAGTGTTACTCAGATAA
- a CDS encoding S1 RNA-binding domain-containing protein, whose product MNSESKPSSETPSSIGFSPDDFAQALQEHDYTFQKGQVVRGRVAVHSQEGAYIEIGGKSTAFVPIQEAALENVTDLSTVLPLNEELDFLITREQNEEGQVTLSRRQLAIQRLWDTLLEKQEEQQALQVRVTGSNKGGVTVDVMGLRGFIPRSHLSQRENLNALKGETLTVGFLEVNPDTRKLVLSERLATQAATFSQLEVGQLVEGRIANIKPFGLFVDLGNTTGLIHIKQISQSYIAALSSHFSIGQSIKAIIISIDEGKGRISLSTRILENYPGELLENMDEVMESATARRERAVKSLPDA is encoded by the coding sequence ATGAACTCTGAATCCAAACCCTCTTCTGAAACTCCCTCTTCTATTGGCTTTTCCCCAGATGACTTTGCCCAAGCTCTGCAAGAGCATGACTATACCTTCCAAAAAGGACAAGTGGTACGCGGTCGTGTGGCTGTCCATTCCCAAGAGGGAGCCTATATTGAAATTGGTGGCAAGTCTACTGCCTTTGTACCCATACAAGAGGCGGCTTTAGAAAATGTAACCGATTTGTCTACCGTTTTACCTCTGAATGAGGAATTAGATTTTCTCATTACTCGCGAACAAAATGAAGAGGGACAAGTAACGCTCTCCCGTCGCCAACTGGCAATCCAGCGCCTTTGGGATACCCTCTTAGAGAAGCAGGAGGAGCAACAAGCGCTACAAGTTCGGGTAACCGGGAGCAATAAAGGGGGCGTGACGGTTGATGTGATGGGACTTAGAGGGTTTATCCCGCGATCGCATCTGAGTCAACGGGAAAACCTCAATGCTCTCAAGGGGGAAACCCTGACCGTAGGATTTCTGGAAGTGAACCCAGATACTCGTAAGTTGGTGCTTTCTGAACGACTCGCAACCCAAGCGGCGACGTTTAGTCAGTTGGAAGTGGGACAATTGGTAGAAGGACGAATTGCTAATATTAAACCCTTTGGTTTATTTGTCGATTTAGGCAATACCACAGGACTGATTCATATTAAGCAAATTAGCCAAAGCTATATTGCTGCCCTCTCCAGTCATTTTTCTATTGGTCAATCTATTAAGGCAATCATTATTAGTATTGATGAAGGGAAAGGACGAATTTCTTTGTCTACCCGCATTTTGGAGAATTATCCCGGAGAGCTATTAGAAAATATGGACGAAGTCATGGAAAGTGCTACGGCTCGTCGAGAACGGGCGGTTAAATCTTTGCCTGATGCTTAG
- the psb30 gene encoding photosystem II reaction center protein Ycf12/Psb30 produces the protein MDFITNLFTGIDWILIAQLLMLTLVVVAGPAVIFVLFLRGGDL, from the coding sequence ATGGATTTTATCACAAACTTGTTCACAGGGATCGATTGGATACTCATAGCACAGCTATTAATGCTAACATTAGTAGTGGTAGCTGGCCCAGCCGTTATCTTTGTTCTATTTTTGCGAGGTGGCGACCTCTAA
- a CDS encoding dienelactone hydrolase family protein: MAELTIHSTSVQVPNGDLLIDAYLAEPTTPGPHQGIVVVQEIFGVNEHIRDITDRMAKQGYIAIAPAIYQRLAPGFEAGYTPEDITIGREYKVQTKADELLSDIQATLDYLKTRPNLKSGGFGAIGFCFGGHVVYLTAILDEIKATASFYGAGIATLTPGGGEPTMTRTPEIKGTLYCFFGNEDASIPASEVEQIEAALREAQVSHQIFRYDGADHGFFCDRRASYNAEAATDAWAKVKDLFHAQLQASE; encoded by the coding sequence ATGGCAGAGCTGACTATACACTCTACTTCAGTGCAAGTCCCTAATGGCGACTTGCTCATCGATGCGTATCTGGCTGAACCGACTACACCGGGACCCCATCAGGGCATAGTCGTAGTACAGGAGATTTTTGGGGTAAATGAACATATTCGCGATATAACCGATCGCATGGCCAAACAGGGCTATATTGCTATTGCTCCAGCGATTTATCAGCGTCTGGCTCCCGGTTTTGAAGCGGGTTATACCCCAGAAGACATTACAATCGGCCGGGAATATAAGGTTCAAACCAAGGCGGATGAATTGCTCAGTGATATTCAGGCAACCTTAGATTATCTAAAAACACGACCCAATCTGAAATCGGGAGGCTTTGGGGCGATCGGATTTTGCTTTGGCGGCCATGTCGTTTATCTGACCGCTATCCTGGATGAGATTAAGGCCACTGCGTCCTTCTATGGTGCAGGAATTGCTACTCTCACCCCAGGGGGAGGCGAACCTACCATGACTCGTACCCCAGAGATTAAGGGAACCCTCTACTGCTTTTTTGGCAATGAAGATGCCAGTATTCCAGCTTCAGAAGTCGAGCAAATTGAAGCTGCTCTAAGAGAGGCTCAGGTTTCTCATCAGATTTTCCGGTACGATGGAGCCGATCATGGCTTTTTCTGCGATCGCCGTGCTAGTTATAATGCAGAAGCTGCTACTGATGCCTGGGCTAAAGTGAAAGATTTGTTTCACGCCCAACTTCAGGCTTCTGAATAG
- a CDS encoding prolyl oligopeptidase family serine peptidase, with the protein MSEVSQVFEYPQSRQVDQVDDYHGTPVSDPYRWLEDLESDQTQAWVEDQNQITFEFLEQIPTRESLKSRLEELWNYEKYGIPSKQGDRLFYFKNSGLQNQSVLYCLQEPDVEPQILLDPNTLSDDGTTALSRISISENGQYLAYGLSQSGSDWQEWKVRNIDSKEDLGDHLKWIKFSTVTWSKDTQGFYYNRYAEPKEGQEYQEQNYYEKLYYHRLGDPQSADRLIYERPDQKEWGFSPTITEDGKYLLISVWRSTELKNLVFYQDLSQDNSPIIELISEFEDSYQFIGNQGSIFWFITNWQAPKWRVIAIDINHPEQENWQEIIPESNDVIGKVSLLNHQFVVQSMQDAHSQVKIYSLEGEYLKTLALPGLGSVNGFNGKPEDTETFYSFTSYTTTTTIYRYDLLTGESTLYRQPEVNFNPDDYESKQVFYPSKDGTQVPLFITHKKGITLDGSNPTLLYGYGGFSISLTPGFSVSHLVWMEQGGIYAVPNLRGGGEYGEDWHQAGMKQNKQNVFDDFIAAAEWLIEQQYTCSEKLAIAGGSNGGLLVGASLTQRPDLFGAALPAVGVMDMLRFHKFTIGWAWCDEYGCADHPEDFENLYRYSPLHNLKPGTAYPATLVTTSDRDDRVVPSHSFKFAAALQAAHRASSPVLIRIETKAGHGAGKPTSKQIQEIADKWAFLTQVLGIA; encoded by the coding sequence ATGTCTGAGGTTTCCCAAGTGTTTGAATATCCCCAAAGCCGTCAAGTCGATCAAGTTGATGATTACCACGGTACCCCAGTATCCGATCCCTATCGATGGCTAGAGGACTTAGAGTCAGATCAAACCCAAGCATGGGTTGAAGATCAAAACCAAATCACGTTTGAGTTTTTAGAACAAATCCCTACCCGGGAATCGCTCAAAAGTCGTCTTGAAGAACTCTGGAATTATGAGAAATATGGCATTCCCTCGAAACAAGGCGATCGCCTATTCTATTTTAAAAACTCCGGACTGCAAAATCAATCCGTTCTCTACTGTCTCCAAGAGCCGGATGTCGAGCCTCAGATTTTACTCGATCCGAATACTCTATCAGACGATGGTACAACGGCCTTATCCAGAATTTCCATTTCTGAAAATGGGCAATACCTCGCCTATGGCTTATCCCAATCCGGTTCTGATTGGCAAGAGTGGAAAGTCAGGAATATTGACAGCAAAGAAGATCTCGGTGACCATTTGAAATGGATTAAATTTTCTACGGTTACTTGGTCGAAAGATACTCAAGGGTTTTATTACAACCGCTACGCCGAACCCAAAGAAGGGCAAGAATATCAAGAACAAAACTATTACGAAAAACTGTATTACCATCGGCTAGGCGATCCTCAATCAGCCGATCGCCTCATCTATGAGCGTCCCGATCAAAAAGAATGGGGGTTTTCTCCGACAATCACGGAAGACGGAAAATACTTACTGATTAGTGTCTGGCGCTCGACAGAACTGAAAAATTTGGTGTTTTATCAAGATTTAAGCCAAGACAACAGTCCCATCATTGAATTAATCTCTGAATTTGAAGACAGTTATCAATTTATTGGTAATCAAGGCTCAATCTTCTGGTTTATAACCAATTGGCAAGCACCCAAGTGGCGAGTCATTGCGATCGATATCAACCATCCAGAACAAGAGAATTGGCAAGAGATTATTCCCGAATCGAATGATGTGATCGGCAAAGTGAGTTTGCTGAATCATCAGTTTGTGGTTCAATCGATGCAAGATGCTCATTCTCAAGTCAAGATCTATAGCTTAGAGGGAGAGTATCTAAAAACTCTTGCGTTACCCGGTTTAGGTTCAGTGAATGGGTTTAATGGTAAACCGGAAGATACAGAAACCTTCTATAGCTTTACCAGCTATACAACTACCACGACTATTTATCGCTATGACTTGCTGACAGGAGAAAGTACCCTGTATCGGCAACCAGAAGTGAACTTTAATCCAGATGACTATGAGAGTAAGCAAGTGTTTTATCCCAGTAAAGATGGCACCCAAGTTCCTCTTTTTATTACCCATAAGAAAGGAATTACTCTTGATGGCTCAAATCCCACCTTACTCTATGGCTATGGGGGCTTTAGTATTTCTCTAACTCCGGGGTTTTCGGTCAGTCATTTAGTGTGGATGGAGCAGGGAGGAATCTATGCAGTTCCCAATTTACGGGGCGGTGGAGAATATGGCGAAGACTGGCATCAAGCGGGGATGAAACAAAATAAACAAAATGTGTTTGATGATTTTATTGCGGCAGCAGAATGGTTAATTGAACAACAGTATACTTGTTCGGAGAAATTGGCGATCGCCGGTGGCAGTAATGGCGGTTTATTAGTCGGCGCGTCTCTAACGCAACGCCCCGACTTGTTTGGTGCTGCTCTTCCCGCTGTTGGTGTTATGGATATGCTGCGATTCCATAAATTTACCATTGGCTGGGCTTGGTGTGATGAATATGGGTGTGCCGATCATCCAGAAGACTTTGAAAACCTCTATCGCTATTCCCCGTTGCACAACCTGAAACCCGGAACTGCCTATCCTGCTACTCTAGTTACAACCAGCGATCGCGACGATCGAGTTGTTCCTTCCCACAGTTTCAAATTTGCCGCAGCTCTACAAGCTGCCCACAGGGCTTCATCTCCAGTCTTGATCCGCATTGAAACCAAAGCCGGGCATGGTGCAGGAAAGCCCACCAGCAAACAAATCCAAGAAATTGCCGATAAATGGGCATTTCTCACCCAAGTTCTCGGTATTGCCTAA
- a CDS encoding PepSY domain-containing protein, with amino-acid sequence MAKLTIRTLHKTLAPIVLLPLFITVFTGVSYRLAKDWFGLSRDQVHILMVIHEGEYFGKSFESFYVLLNGLGLLWMLITGLTILINHWRKEWRMKTKAMSRE; translated from the coding sequence ATGGCTAAACTTACCATTCGTACTCTACACAAAACCCTCGCTCCCATTGTCCTACTTCCCTTGTTTATCACCGTCTTTACAGGGGTTTCCTACCGGTTGGCAAAAGATTGGTTTGGACTCAGCCGCGATCAGGTGCATATCCTCATGGTGATCCATGAAGGGGAATATTTCGGTAAATCTTTTGAATCCTTTTATGTTTTGCTCAATGGCTTGGGTTTGCTCTGGATGTTAATTACTGGGTTAACAATCTTAATTAACCATTGGCGCAAAGAGTGGCGTATGAAAACAAAAGCCATGAGTAGGGAATAG
- a CDS encoding SDR family oxidoreductase → MKIAIIGCGYVGSACSRYWLDQGHQVTVTTTTPERVRDLEEIANQVMVLQGSDRLQLKKIIQDQEIILLSVGAKRTNRGPDAYRDTYLGTAQSLVSALETAPQVQQIIYTSSYQVYGDRQGNSADETIPVAPVSDNGEILAETERVLLSAQTLDRKVCIFRLGGIYGPNRELIKIYRTMAGTARPGTGQEATNWIHLEDIVGAIAHSCQHRLHGIYNLVDDAHLTRQNFLDRLLSLHHYPAVTWDASLPDPRPYNVWVSNQKIKDAGYSFRYSDRQFN, encoded by the coding sequence ATGAAAATTGCAATTATTGGATGTGGTTATGTCGGAAGTGCATGTAGTCGATATTGGCTCGATCAAGGCCATCAGGTAACGGTGACGACGACGACACCAGAGCGGGTAAGGGATTTAGAGGAGATCGCCAATCAGGTTATGGTCTTACAAGGAAGCGATCGCTTACAACTGAAGAAAATCATCCAAGATCAAGAGATTATCCTCCTCAGTGTAGGCGCAAAACGCACCAACCGCGGCCCAGATGCTTATCGGGATACCTATTTGGGAACCGCTCAAAGTCTAGTTTCTGCCCTGGAAACTGCACCCCAAGTTCAACAGATCATTTATACGAGTAGTTATCAAGTGTATGGCGATCGCCAAGGGAATAGTGCCGATGAAACGATCCCAGTTGCTCCTGTCTCTGATAATGGTGAAATCTTAGCCGAAACGGAGCGGGTACTCCTAAGTGCCCAAACTCTAGATCGTAAGGTTTGTATTTTTCGTCTTGGGGGAATTTACGGACCGAACCGGGAATTAATCAAAATTTATCGCACCATGGCAGGAACTGCTCGTCCTGGAACAGGACAAGAAGCCACCAATTGGATTCACCTAGAGGATATTGTGGGGGCGATCGCCCACAGTTGCCAGCACCGGTTGCACGGTATTTATAATTTAGTCGATGATGCCCATTTAACTCGCCAAAACTTTCTTGATCGCCTATTGAGCTTACATCACTATCCTGCTGTTACTTGGGATGCCAGCTTACCCGATCCCAGACCCTATAATGTTTGGGTTTCCAATCAGAAAATTAAGGATGCCGGTTATTCATTTCGGTATAGCGATCGCCAATTCAATTAA